A single window of Tenericutes bacterium MZ-XQ DNA harbors:
- a CDS encoding TIGR01212 family radical SAM protein → MNLMNHEKHYNTLNHYYRHKYQKKVYKIPLNGGFTCPNIDGTVATGGCTFCSFMGSGDFAGNKRESLKTQFENIKEMMQMKWNDGYYIAYFQANTNTHAPLERLKALYEEAITLDPNIVMLSIGTRPDSLPLDVLDYLEDLNKRMPLQIELGLQTIHEKTSDLINRAHDLKCFDDAVKALRKRNIEVVVHVINGLPYETKDMMIETIKHVNKLDVQGIKIHMLHLMEKTKMGYDYKKNPWPLLTLEDYVDITVEQILWLRKDIIIHRLTGDAPSKMLIAPTWTKKKFVVTNEIDKRLRALNLFQGDYYEKHAHH, encoded by the coding sequence ATGAACTTAATGAATCACGAAAAACATTATAATACCCTCAATCATTATTATCGACATAAGTATCAAAAAAAGGTATATAAAATACCACTTAATGGTGGTTTTACATGCCCAAACATAGATGGAACAGTTGCAACTGGTGGCTGTACTTTTTGTTCTTTTATGGGCAGTGGTGACTTTGCTGGTAATAAAAGAGAATCTTTAAAAACACAATTTGAAAATATCAAAGAAATGATGCAAATGAAATGGAATGATGGATATTATATCGCATACTTTCAGGCAAACACCAATACACACGCACCATTAGAGCGATTAAAAGCGCTTTACGAAGAAGCAATTACATTAGACCCAAACATTGTCATGTTATCCATAGGTACAAGACCAGACAGCCTACCTCTTGATGTTTTAGATTATTTAGAAGATTTAAATAAGCGTATGCCTTTACAAATTGAGTTAGGTTTACAAACAATTCATGAAAAAACATCGGATTTGATCAATAGAGCTCACGACTTAAAATGCTTTGATGACGCTGTTAAAGCTTTAAGAAAAAGAAATATTGAAGTGGTTGTACATGTTATTAATGGCTTACCTTATGAGACAAAAGACATGATGATTGAAACCATTAAACATGTCAATAAACTTGATGTTCAAGGGATTAAAATCCATATGCTTCACTTAATGGAAAAAACAAAGATGGGCTATGACTACAAAAAAAATCCATGGCCTCTATTAACACTAGAAGATTATGTAGATATCACCGTTGAGCAAATTTTGTGGCTTAGAAAAGATATTATTATTCATAGATTAACAGGCGATGCACCTTCTAAAATGTTGATTGCACCTACATGGACAAAGAAAAAATTTGTTGTTACAAATGAAATTGATAAAAGGCTTAGAGCTTTAAATTTATTTCAAGGAGATTACTATGAAAAACACGCACATCATTGA
- a CDS encoding leucine--tRNA ligase has product MYYNFKDIEKKWQTYWHEHKLFKTQNDRFKEKYYVLDMFPYPSANGLHVGHIEGYTATDIISRFKRMQGYNVLHPMGWDAFGLPAEQYALSTGKDPREFTYQNIENFKRQIIESGKGIDWDREFATADPGYFKWTQWIFKKMYEHGLAVLKDVEVNWCEGLGTVLANDEIEIKDGKMTSERGGYPVVKKAMRQWVLRITEYADRLLDDLDLLDWPEHLKEMQRNWIGKSEGAMMTFKVDQSEHEFEIFTTRPDTIYGATYCVLAPEHPLVLHITTDDEMSDVKAYIEKTKQKTDIDRQMDKSKTGVFTGAYAINPVNHKKVPIWISDYVLVQYGTGAVMAVPAHDERDYEFAQTFGLDMVEVIRGEAEGAYTGDGIHYNSGIIDGLYNDEAKQKIIEYLEKTKLGYKHNTYRLRDWVFSRQRYWGEPFPVIFDDQDNILILEDDDLPLELPILKNIRPSGTGESPLANAHDWLNVTYKGIKGRRDTNTMPQLAGSSWYFMGYVLKNHLAMVPLDSDEAKQLLDKWLPVDLYIGGTEHAVGHLLYARFWTKFLYDLGLISHKEPFKKLFNQGMILGDDHSKMSKSKGNVVNPDEVIESHGADALRLYEMFMGPLEAEKPWSTESLNGAKKFLDRVWRMFDFEIITDEVKELRTIYHQTIKKVTDDYEKLAFNTAISQMMIFVNDVYKVQKISKDQARGFLKLLNPIAPHMTEEINQEILKQNEQLIYSEWPTYNPSFLIVDEIEYVIQVNGKLRAKFVDSRTISQDELKEKALSQENVVKHLEGLTIRKVIVIKEKLVNIVAN; this is encoded by the coding sequence ATGTATTATAATTTTAAAGACATAGAAAAAAAATGGCAAACCTATTGGCATGAACATAAGCTATTTAAAACGCAAAATGACCGTTTTAAAGAGAAATATTATGTTTTAGATATGTTTCCCTATCCTAGCGCAAACGGGCTTCATGTTGGACACATAGAAGGATATACAGCAACTGATATTATCAGTCGTTTTAAACGTATGCAAGGTTATAACGTATTGCATCCAATGGGATGGGATGCTTTTGGTTTACCTGCTGAACAATATGCATTATCCACAGGTAAAGATCCAAGAGAATTTACGTATCAAAATATTGAAAATTTTAAACGTCAAATCATTGAGTCAGGAAAAGGGATTGATTGGGATCGAGAATTTGCGACTGCAGATCCGGGATATTTCAAATGGACACAATGGATTTTTAAGAAAATGTATGAACACGGATTAGCGGTTTTAAAGGATGTTGAAGTTAATTGGTGTGAAGGATTAGGTACAGTACTTGCAAACGATGAAATAGAAATTAAAGATGGTAAGATGACATCTGAACGTGGTGGATATCCTGTTGTTAAGAAAGCGATGCGTCAATGGGTGCTTAGAATCACAGAATATGCTGATCGTTTATTAGATGATTTAGACTTATTAGATTGGCCAGAGCACTTAAAAGAAATGCAACGCAATTGGATTGGAAAATCTGAAGGTGCAATGATGACTTTCAAAGTCGATCAATCTGAGCATGAATTTGAAATTTTCACCACAAGACCTGATACCATTTATGGAGCGACTTATTGTGTCTTAGCACCAGAACATCCCTTAGTTTTACATATTACGACTGATGATGAAATGAGTGATGTTAAGGCGTATATTGAAAAAACAAAACAAAAAACAGATATCGATCGTCAAATGGATAAATCGAAAACTGGTGTGTTTACGGGAGCTTATGCAATTAATCCTGTAAATCACAAAAAAGTACCGATTTGGATTTCTGATTATGTGCTTGTTCAATATGGAACTGGAGCTGTTATGGCAGTACCTGCACACGATGAAAGGGATTATGAGTTTGCTCAAACATTTGGACTAGATATGGTAGAAGTCATCAGAGGTGAAGCAGAAGGAGCTTATACTGGTGATGGTATTCATTATAATAGTGGTATCATCGATGGGCTTTATAATGATGAAGCAAAACAAAAAATCATTGAATATTTAGAAAAAACAAAACTAGGATATAAACATAATACATATAGACTTAGAGATTGGGTATTTTCTAGACAAAGATATTGGGGAGAACCATTTCCTGTCATATTTGATGATCAAGATAATATATTGATCCTTGAAGATGATGATCTTCCACTTGAACTTCCAATTTTAAAAAATATTAGACCAAGTGGTACTGGTGAATCACCGCTAGCAAATGCTCATGACTGGCTCAATGTAACGTATAAAGGTATTAAAGGTAGAAGAGATACAAATACCATGCCACAACTCGCAGGTAGTTCTTGGTACTTTATGGGGTATGTCTTAAAAAACCATTTAGCAATGGTTCCACTTGATTCAGATGAAGCAAAACAACTATTAGATAAGTGGCTTCCTGTTGATTTATATATTGGTGGAACTGAACATGCTGTAGGTCATCTTTTATATGCAAGATTTTGGACGAAATTCTTATATGATTTAGGTTTGATTTCACATAAAGAACCGTTTAAAAAATTATTTAATCAAGGTATGATTTTAGGTGATGATCATTCTAAGATGAGCAAGTCTAAAGGTAATGTAGTTAATCCAGATGAAGTGATTGAGTCTCATGGTGCAGATGCACTTAGGTTATATGAGATGTTCATGGGACCTTTAGAAGCTGAAAAGCCTTGGTCAACTGAAAGTTTAAATGGTGCTAAAAAATTCTTAGACCGTGTATGGCGTATGTTCGACTTTGAAATCATAACAGATGAAGTTAAAGAACTTAGAACGATTTATCATCAAACCATTAAAAAGGTTACAGATGATTATGAAAAGCTTGCTTTTAATACCGCAATCAGTCAAATGATGATTTTTGTTAACGATGTTTACAAAGTCCAAAAAATATCCAAAGATCAAGCAAGAGGATTCTTAAAATTATTAAATCCAATTGCACCACATATGACTGAAGAAATCAATCAAGAAATATTAAAACAAAACGAGCAACTCATTTATTCTGAGTGGCCAACATATAATCCGTCATTTTTAATTGTTGATGAAATTGAATATGTTATTCAAGTTAATGGTAAGTTAAGAGCGAAATTTGTAGATAGTAGAACCATATCACAAGATGAACTTAAAGAAAAAGCACTTTCTCAAGAAAATGTAGTTAAACATTTAGAAGGATTGACAATTAGAAAAGTCATCGTTATTAAAGAAAAACTAGTCAATATAGTAGCTAACTAA
- a CDS encoding acyl carrier protein, whose amino-acid sequence MVFERVKEMIVEELSVEAEKVTLESRLAEDLGADSIDAVELIMNIEDEFEIQVSDEEAQNIKTVGDLVKYIEASK is encoded by the coding sequence ATGGTATTCGAACGCGTAAAAGAAATGATCGTAGAAGAATTAAGTGTTGAAGCAGAAAAAGTTACTCTTGAATCAAGATTAGCTGAAGATTTAGGTGCAGATTCAATTGATGCAGTTGAACTTATCATGAACATCGAAGATGAATTTGAGATTCAAGTAAGTGATGAAGAAGCACAAAATATCAAAACAGTAGGGGATCTTGTAAAGTATATTGAAGCTTCTAAATAA
- the glnQ gene encoding glutamine ABC transporter ATP-binding protein (similar to ATP-binding component of ABC transporters), whose amino-acid sequence MIVIRDLKKSFNADTHALNGVHLSIKKGEVVTIIGPSGSGKSTLLRCMNLMEVPTSGEVIFEGHQLNIKDKNINKLREKMGMVFQSFNLFPHLSVLENITLSPKLVLNTSEQAAKILAESLLQKVGLSEKIDSYPNQLSGGQKQRVAIARALAMNPDVMLFDEPTSALDPEMVGEVLNVMRNLANQGMTMVIVTHEMSFAKEVSDRVVFMAEGLIVEEGKPEDIFSRPKEERTKAFLKRVNVI is encoded by the coding sequence ATCATCGTTATTCGTGATTTAAAAAAATCATTTAACGCAGATACCCATGCACTAAATGGCGTTCATTTATCCATCAAAAAAGGTGAAGTTGTAACTATCATAGGGCCATCTGGATCAGGTAAATCAACTTTACTAAGATGCATGAACTTGATGGAAGTCCCAACATCAGGTGAAGTTATATTTGAAGGTCATCAATTAAACATCAAAGATAAAAACATTAATAAGTTAAGAGAAAAAATGGGTATGGTCTTTCAATCATTTAATTTGTTTCCACATTTAAGTGTTTTAGAAAACATAACATTATCTCCAAAATTAGTGTTAAACACATCTGAACAAGCTGCGAAAATATTAGCTGAATCACTTTTACAAAAAGTTGGTTTAAGTGAAAAAATAGATAGCTATCCAAATCAGTTATCAGGTGGTCAAAAACAAAGAGTTGCAATCGCTCGTGCACTTGCAATGAATCCTGATGTGATGCTATTTGATGAACCCACTTCTGCTTTGGATCCAGAAATGGTTGGAGAGGTTCTAAATGTTATGAGAAACTTAGCTAATCAAGGTATGACGATGGTAATCGTTACACATGAAATGAGTTTTGCTAAAGAAGTTTCTGATCGTGTCGTTTTCATGGCTGAAGGATTAATTGTTGAAGAAGGAAAGCCAGAAGACATTTTTTCAAGACCAAAAGAAGAGAGAACAAAAGCATTTTTAAAGAGAGTTAATGTTATATAG
- a CDS encoding 4-alpha-glucanotransferase, whose translation MRRSGILCHISSLPSPYGIGSFGKQAYDFVDFLVESKQSYWQILPLGPTSYGDSPYQTFSAFANNPYFIDLDILVKEKLIKKSDIKATFDSEQYVDYDKLYEERFEILRVAFKRFDRNHQDFQQFLLKESHWIYDYALFMALKDHHHGDSWLYWDDKIRLRDEQTLDHFKTVLKDNIEFYQFLQFKAYEQWYNLKKYANDRHVEIIGDMPIYVSYDSSDVWANPEMFDLNQERLPYHVAGVPPDNFSADGQLWGNPLYNWSYLDQHEYSWWVERVKSSMELYDMIRIDHFIGFVNYFSIKYGEKTAVNGEWKKGPGKKLFDVIKEKLGFVNIIAEDLGVVTDDVRALLKETGFPGMKLLQFAFDSREESDYIPHLYTRNVIAYTGTHDNPTTATWFDMLPEHDLKYCIEYINHKGSGSRVDSLIKTTLGCIADTAIIPIQDYLHLKTEGRMNIPSTLGNNWRWRLTKKDLSKKLQNKIKHFTELYGRVYEKED comes from the coding sequence ATGAGAAGAAGTGGAATATTATGTCATATTTCGAGTTTACCAAGTCCATATGGTATTGGTTCATTTGGTAAGCAAGCATATGATTTTGTCGACTTTTTAGTAGAATCAAAACAGTCTTATTGGCAAATATTACCTTTAGGGCCGACATCATATGGTGATTCACCATATCAAACATTTTCAGCATTTGCAAATAATCCATATTTTATTGACCTAGATATTTTGGTCAAAGAGAAGCTCATCAAAAAGTCTGATATTAAAGCGACTTTTGATTCAGAGCAATATGTGGATTATGACAAACTATATGAAGAAAGGTTTGAAATTTTAAGAGTTGCTTTCAAACGATTTGATCGCAATCATCAAGATTTTCAGCAATTTCTTTTAAAAGAAAGTCATTGGATTTATGACTATGCTTTATTTATGGCTCTAAAAGATCATCATCACGGAGATTCTTGGTTGTACTGGGATGATAAAATTAGACTTAGAGACGAACAAACATTAGATCATTTTAAAACAGTATTAAAAGATAACATCGAATTCTATCAATTTTTACAATTTAAAGCATATGAGCAATGGTATAACCTTAAAAAATACGCTAATGATAGACATGTTGAAATCATCGGTGACATGCCTATATATGTTTCTTATGATAGTAGTGATGTTTGGGCGAATCCAGAAATGTTTGATTTGAATCAAGAACGTCTACCTTATCATGTCGCAGGAGTCCCACCAGATAATTTTTCTGCAGATGGACAACTTTGGGGAAATCCTTTATACAATTGGTCATATTTAGATCAACATGAGTATAGCTGGTGGGTTGAACGCGTTAAGTCATCTATGGAGTTATACGACATGATTCGTATTGATCATTTTATTGGCTTTGTTAATTATTTCAGTATTAAATATGGTGAAAAAACAGCTGTTAACGGTGAATGGAAAAAAGGGCCAGGCAAAAAACTATTTGATGTCATCAAAGAAAAATTAGGTTTTGTAAATATTATTGCAGAAGACTTAGGCGTTGTTACAGATGATGTTAGAGCACTTTTAAAAGAAACGGGTTTTCCAGGTATGAAACTATTACAATTTGCCTTTGATTCAAGAGAAGAAAGTGATTATATACCACATTTATATACAAGAAATGTGATTGCTTATACCGGAACACATGATAACCCAACAACAGCAACTTGGTTTGATATGCTTCCTGAACATGACTTGAAATATTGTATTGAATATATTAATCATAAAGGTTCTGGTTCAAGAGTGGATAGCCTAATAAAGACCACTTTAGGATGTATCGCAGATACTGCAATCATTCCAATTCAAGATTATCTACATTTAAAAACAGAAGGCAGAATGAATATCCCATCAACACTTGGCAATAATTGGAGATGGAGATTAACAAAAAAAGACTTATCCAAGAAGTTGCAAAATAAAATTAAACACTTTACAGAATTGTATGGAAGAGTATATGAAAAAGAGGATTAA
- a CDS encoding glucohydrolase, producing MQKKWWMESVGYQIYPKTFYDSNHDGIGDLNGIYEKLDYLNNLGVNLIWICPFYDSPMDDNGYDVRDFFKVSELFGSIEDFRKLVDKAHALGIKIVMDFVLNHTSDEHPWFLESKESKDNPYRDYYIWHEGKIKDDKKVEPTNWGSFFGGSCWNYDEQTDSYYMKIFSNKMPDLNWKNPKVQDEMIKVGKWWLDFGVDGFRIDAVSHLDRDEFIDVEGSTDKYPLDWHKFSNLPKVHDYLKKMNQELFRPYDALTIGEVGGSASIDQAKKYAGFDRDELSMVFNFDHNWCNNLFEITNPKKLITNVKSLKEAFNRWQEAFKENGWLPLNWLNHDQPRLMSQYGDYKYPEKSGKMLATALHMMRGTPFIYQGEEIGMTNYPFEDVNDFNDISSKATYTYELEKTPDDPVRALKIASLRSRDNARTIMQWENKEFAGFSQVKPLALLNENYKKVNVADQLLNRDSLWHHYKKLIDLRRHSQYHDVITFGTYVQIDLEHNDLYIYERKLNNQRLLVINSFSRKKVMYDLSHYEIIDVVISNYSNQKYKNQNIVLRPYESIVLVVKE from the coding sequence ATGCAAAAAAAATGGTGGATGGAAAGCGTAGGATACCAAATATATCCAAAGACATTTTATGATTCAAATCATGATGGTATTGGTGATTTAAATGGTATTTATGAAAAATTGGACTATTTAAACAACCTTGGTGTAAATCTCATTTGGATATGCCCTTTTTATGATTCACCTATGGATGATAATGGGTATGATGTTAGAGATTTCTTTAAAGTAAGTGAGTTATTTGGAAGTATTGAAGATTTTAGAAAGCTTGTTGATAAAGCCCATGCGTTGGGTATTAAGATTGTTATGGACTTTGTTTTAAACCATACATCTGATGAACATCCTTGGTTCTTAGAATCTAAGGAATCAAAAGATAATCCATATCGTGATTACTATATATGGCATGAAGGCAAAATCAAAGATGATAAAAAAGTAGAACCTACCAACTGGGGGTCGTTTTTTGGAGGTAGTTGCTGGAACTATGATGAACAAACAGATAGCTACTACATGAAGATTTTTTCTAATAAAATGCCAGATTTAAATTGGAAAAATCCAAAAGTTCAAGATGAGATGATTAAAGTAGGTAAATGGTGGTTAGATTTTGGTGTTGATGGCTTTAGAATTGATGCTGTTTCACATCTAGATCGTGATGAGTTTATTGATGTAGAAGGATCGACCGATAAGTACCCACTTGATTGGCATAAGTTCTCTAACTTGCCTAAGGTTCATGACTATCTAAAAAAAATGAATCAAGAGTTATTTCGACCATATGATGCACTAACGATTGGGGAAGTTGGTGGATCTGCAAGTATCGATCAAGCAAAAAAATATGCTGGCTTTGATCGTGATGAACTATCCATGGTCTTTAATTTTGACCACAATTGGTGTAATAACTTATTTGAGATCACAAACCCAAAAAAATTGATTACAAATGTGAAATCCTTAAAAGAAGCATTTAACAGATGGCAAGAAGCATTTAAAGAAAATGGATGGTTACCACTTAACTGGTTAAACCACGATCAGCCAAGACTTATGAGTCAATATGGTGATTACAAATATCCTGAAAAATCAGGGAAGATGCTTGCTACTGCACTGCATATGATGAGAGGAACGCCTTTTATATACCAAGGGGAAGAAATTGGAATGACCAATTACCCTTTTGAAGATGTTAATGATTTTAACGATATATCTTCAAAGGCCACTTATACATATGAGTTAGAAAAAACACCTGATGATCCTGTAAGAGCATTGAAGATTGCTTCGCTTAGATCTAGAGATAACGCTAGAACAATCATGCAATGGGAAAACAAAGAGTTTGCAGGTTTTTCTCAAGTGAAGCCCCTAGCTTTGCTCAATGAAAATTATAAGAAAGTAAATGTTGCTGATCAATTATTAAACCGAGACTCTTTGTGGCATCACTACAAAAAGTTAATTGATCTAAGAAGACATAGTCAATATCATGATGTGATCACTTTTGGAACTTATGTTCAAATTGATCTTGAACATAATGACTTATATATTTACGAAAGAAAACTTAATAATCAAAGGCTTTTAGTCATTAATTCTTTCAGCAGAAAAAAAGTAATGTATGATTTAAGTCATTATGAAATCATAGATGTAGTCATATCAAATTATAGCAATCAAAAATATAAAAATCAAAATATAGTGTTAAGACCATACGAATCGATCGTATTGGTAGTTAAGGAGTAG
- a CDS encoding 1,4-alpha-glucan branching enzyme, with product MRLISDHDVNLFLNGLHDQAYKIFGSHLLRNDKGEIFATEYTVYAPNAKEVRLIASFNNYEGWQHVLTKIHYQGIYRIEIPGNYEWEIYKYEIHTHDGRILHKTDPFGYFTEVRPQTGSKVYDIDHYEWHDQKWMYEKKKPYQEPVLIYEVHLGSWQRKFGAFKQYNEVVDDLINYVKEYGYTHIEFLPLYEHPLDDSWGYQGTGYFAATSRYGSPKDYMYLIDRLHQEGIGVIMDWVLGHICKDAHGLSFFDGTPLFEFDDKHRRENVTWGTDNLDFSKGITRSFMLSALTFWMDYFHIDGYRIDAVSNLIYYLGDKNVGVNQDAINFLRQLSYHLFGKDDRFLFMAEDSTDYPQVTHPVDVGGIGFNYKWNMGFMNDVLRYFKQDPIHRKYHHDKITFGLVYAFNEQFVLPFSHDEVVHMKGSLSNKMPGDMWQKLANWRLLLTLWITHPGKKLLFMGQEFAGFSEWDVHKELDWHILSQAPFQKQHRFFKDLAQVYRHHPALFQYDHHPKGFKWSVVDDQDQSVFSYIRYSDDEMLVVVLNMTPNVHQTYHIGVPRAGRYQEILNSDKDIYDGSNQYNGTQLYTVKGDLNGFKYFIKPKLGPLAGMIFQFKK from the coding sequence ATGCGCCTTATTTCAGATCATGATGTAAACTTGTTTTTAAATGGATTACATGACCAAGCTTATAAAATCTTTGGATCTCACCTGTTAAGAAATGATAAGGGTGAGATTTTCGCAACTGAGTACACTGTTTATGCACCGAACGCAAAAGAAGTACGCTTGATTGCAAGTTTTAACAACTATGAAGGTTGGCAACATGTACTAACAAAAATCCATTACCAAGGCATTTATCGGATTGAAATCCCTGGAAATTATGAATGGGAGATTTATAAATATGAGATTCATACGCATGATGGCCGTATCTTACACAAAACTGATCCTTTTGGTTATTTTACAGAAGTAAGACCACAAACAGGATCCAAAGTATATGATATCGATCATTATGAGTGGCATGATCAAAAATGGATGTATGAGAAAAAGAAACCTTATCAAGAACCTGTACTCATCTATGAAGTACATCTAGGTTCTTGGCAAAGAAAATTTGGAGCTTTTAAGCAATATAACGAAGTTGTCGATGATTTAATCAACTATGTCAAAGAGTATGGGTATACACATATAGAATTTTTACCTTTATATGAACACCCTCTAGATGATTCATGGGGTTATCAGGGAACTGGATATTTTGCTGCTACATCAAGATATGGTTCACCAAAAGATTACATGTATTTAATCGATAGACTTCATCAAGAAGGCATTGGCGTAATTATGGACTGGGTTCTAGGTCATATTTGCAAAGATGCACATGGGTTGAGCTTTTTTGATGGCACACCATTATTTGAGTTCGATGACAAACATCGCAGAGAAAACGTCACATGGGGCACAGACAACTTAGATTTTTCTAAAGGTATTACTAGAAGTTTTATGCTATCAGCACTTACTTTTTGGATGGATTACTTTCATATTGATGGATATAGAATTGATGCAGTCTCTAATCTTATATATTATTTAGGCGATAAGAATGTAGGAGTTAATCAAGATGCGATCAACTTCTTAAGGCAACTTTCTTACCATCTATTTGGTAAAGATGACCGATTCTTATTTATGGCAGAAGATTCCACCGATTATCCACAAGTAACTCATCCTGTGGATGTAGGTGGTATTGGGTTTAACTATAAATGGAATATGGGATTTATGAACGATGTCTTAAGATATTTTAAACAAGATCCTATTCATAGAAAATATCATCATGATAAAATAACATTTGGCTTAGTATACGCATTTAATGAACAATTTGTCTTACCTTTTTCACACGATGAAGTTGTTCATATGAAAGGCAGTTTATCCAATAAAATGCCTGGTGATATGTGGCAAAAACTTGCGAATTGGCGTTTATTACTAACACTTTGGATAACACACCCAGGAAAAAAATTATTATTTATGGGGCAAGAGTTTGCAGGGTTTAGTGAGTGGGATGTGCATAAAGAACTCGATTGGCATATTTTAAGTCAAGCACCCTTTCAAAAACAACATCGATTCTTTAAGGATCTAGCGCAAGTTTATCGTCATCATCCTGCACTTTTTCAGTATGACCATCACCCGAAAGGATTTAAATGGTCCGTTGTGGATGATCAAGATCAGTCTGTTTTTTCTTACATTAGATATAGTGATGATGAGATGCTTGTTGTGGTGTTAAATATGACACCTAATGTACATCAAACATATCATATTGGAGTTCCAAGAGCTGGTAGATATCAAGAGATTTTGAATAGTGATAAAGATATTTATGATGGATCAAATCAATATAATGGTACACAGCTTTATACGGTTAAAGGTGACTTAAACGGATTTAAATACTTTATAAAACCTAAGCTTGGACCTTTAGCAGGTATGATCTTTCAATTTAAAAAATAA